The Rhododendron vialii isolate Sample 1 chromosome 8a, ASM3025357v1 genome has a window encoding:
- the LOC131298628 gene encoding ruBisCO large subunit-binding protein subunit beta, chloroplastic-like produces MNLLSFFYEKKLRVEDALNATKATVEEGIVVGGGCTLLRLASKVDAIKDSLENDEEKLERALSYPLKLIAKNAGANGSVFSEKVLSNDNPKFGYDFAIREYDDLMAAGIINPTKVSSRGNHVA; encoded by the exons Atgaatttactttcttttttttatg aaaagaagttgaGAGTAGAGGATGCTCTCAATGCAACAAAGGCAA CTGTTGAGGAAGGTATTGTTGTTGGTGGTGGATGCACCCTACTTAGGCTTGCATCAAAAGTTGATGCCATCAAGGATAGCCTTGAGAATGATGAAGAAAAG TTGGAGCGAGCTTTGAGTTACCCCCTGAAGTTGATTGCCAAGAATGCCGGTGCTAATGGAAGTGTTTTTAGTGAGAAG gttCTTTCCAATGATAACCCAAAATTTGGATACGATTTTGCAATAAGAGAATATGACGATTTGATGGCTGCCGGAATAATTAATCCGACCAAGGTGAGTTCCAGAGGTAA TCATGTTGCTTGA